The sequence below is a genomic window from Wyeomyia smithii strain HCP4-BCI-WySm-NY-G18 chromosome 1, ASM2978416v1, whole genome shotgun sequence.
TCGGGCAAACTTACCCGGCTTTTGTACTCGATTACGCTCGGTGGCATTAGAGTTACTACAATTTTCACCACGATAGTTAACAATTTCAGCACCAAATCGGACATGCATACGGAAAAAAGCAGCGACTTAAGACTTAGCGGCTCAGAAAGATCCGGCATAAACATGATACTGAGGAAAATATTCTTGCGCTCGAGCAAGAAGCCAACCACAACCAGTGCTACGACTATGAAAATCAGTTCCCGAAGTAGTACCATTATCCGTTTCTGGGCCTGCTTGGAGATTTCCTGCCGCACTACCCAGTTGGCATGGGAGAAAGTCATCAGCAAGGCTAGGAAATGGATGATTCCGTCGAGATGATCGTAGCATAGTTTGGTAATCAGTATGAACATCAGCGGAATGTAGCGAGCAAATGTGTCAATCATTATACGAGCTTCTGGAATTTGATTTAAAGCTTCATGGACCGTGGTTTCGTCCGATGGTTGATTATTGGAACTGATACTGTTGCTGCGAGTTCCGTTGTTAGGATTCGGATTGGTGGGCGTTGTCGGTTGCTGGTGTAGAGGTTCCGATGCTGGAATGCCACTTCCACTAGCAGCAGCTCCCAGCGACAATGGTAGGCTTTGCTGTTGGCCAGCTGGGGCCGATTGCTGTGTGAGAAGCTGATGATGCACAGTAGACAATGGCTGGTGGTTGTggaaatgatgatgatggtgatgatagTTAAAGTTTGGCATCATCGTCGGTCGTCCTACGTTACTAGCATTGCTAGCATCTTCATCACCGGAGTTCGGTTGAATCCATGAGTTCGGTCTAATGCTGCTAGCGATCGACGATGACGTAGAAATGGGATAGATTTCATTGTTGGAAGACCGAGGTGACGGCCCTGTCATATTGTCCACATCTATAACAACATCGCTAGGGTTTCCCAGACCGTGGTTGACCGGAGGAGTAGTGCTGCCCGGCATATGAGAAACAGAGCGCCCGGATTGGTTGAAAAGATTACGGCGCTCAGACGAGAATAAATTGTTGGGATTGCGCGCTTGCTGCATGAAGGCAAATAAATCACTCAGCAGGTTATTGCTTAAGTTCACAGCGACTCGCCCACCAGCTGCGTCGTTGCTGACTCGTCGATCCGTTCCACTTCCAGCGGAAAGCATTCTGGCAAACGGAACCCGAC
It includes:
- the LOC129730447 gene encoding E3 ubiquitin-protein ligase RNFT1 — its product is MSDTKPETQQQQSSSRIVEPSAERQIPSVAPVVNSEVSSPTSADSPAIIETTSCTLTIDEGGRPPLASEEDTSSTISNIPAITVTIIDNLTAPTTTTSSNACLGSQGSEGQTVLATVHQSQFSIVVERQNSVNSNEGNMSNNNNNNVGFRNTFNGRVPFARMLSAGSGTDRRVSNDAAGGRVAVNLSNNLLSDLFAFMQQARNPNNLFSSERRNLFNQSGRSVSHMPGSTTPPVNHGLGNPSDVVIDVDNMTGPSPRSSNNEIYPISTSSSIASSIRPNSWIQPNSGDEDASNASNVGRPTMMPNFNYHHHHHHFHNHQPLSTVHHQLLTQQSAPAGQQQSLPLSLGAAASGSGIPASEPLHQQPTTPTNPNPNNGTRSNSISSNNQPSDETTVHEALNQIPEARIMIDTFARYIPLMFILITKLCYDHLDGIIHFLALLMTFSHANWVVRQEISKQAQKRIMVLLRELIFIVVALVVVGFLLERKNIFLSIMFMPDLSEPLSLKSLLFSVCMSDLVLKLLTIVVKIVVTLMPPSVIEYKSRGKIYLMTEALSQLYRSAAPIQPWLIFLFESYSGSEKIVGVILSAVYMVAKSSDLLDRIKFCKWSVIKLLQKTSYGTIPSKEQLQACGGQCPICHDSFNSPVLLECNHIFCELCVGTWFDREQTCPLCRAKIVDDPSYRDGATTFFLQLY